The DNA segment GCCGCCGATGAGGACCTTCGGGCGGGCCGACGGCCTCGGCAGCATGCGCACCCTGCGGAAGCTCAGCTCGTCCCATTCCCCGGTGACCTCGTCGTCGGTCCACAACCGGTAGCACAGGTCGAGGTTGCGCTCGAATCGCTTGCCCCGTGAGCGGAATGGGGAACCGGTCGCGGCGAACTCCCTTTCGTACCACCCGGCGGCGACGCCGAGGGTGAGCCTGCCGCCAGAGGTGGCCTGTAAGGTGGCCGCCGTCTTGGCCAGCAGGGCGGGATCCCTGATGGGGAGGACGAGCACACCGGTTCCCAGTTCGATGTCCGAGGTGTGCGCGGCGAGCGTCGTGAGCGTGGACAGCGCCTCGAAACAGGGGAAGGGCTGTTTCGAGCCGAGGAAGAGATGGTCCCACGCCCACAGCGACCGGAAGCCGAGTCGTTCGGCGGTGCGCGCGTAGTCGATGAGCCCGGTGAAATTGGGATTGCCCTCGGCCGAGGTGAAGTTCTCGATGGCGAGGCCGTACGTGACTGTCATGCGGATGCTGCCTCTCGTCGTGCGGGAGATCAGTCGTTGCGGTAGAGCAGTCGTGCCGAAATCCACCGGCGAACCCGGTCCACCGGCGCTTGTCGGTGTGCCGGGTGTGGCTATTCCCGTAGCTCGGAAACGGGAACGATCGAGATCCCGGCCGCGATCAGCGCGTCCCTCGTCTTGTGCGCCATCGCCACCGCGCCTGGGGTGTCGGAATGCACGAGCAGCGCGCGAGCCGTCACCGGGATCGTCGAGCCGTCGACGGCGGGCAGCGTTCCCTCGGTGACCATGCGCACGGCCCTTCGCGCCGCCTCGTCGCCGTCGCCGAGCAGCGCGCCCGGCTCGGCGCGGGACAGCAGCAGGCCGTCACTGGTGTAGGCGCGGTCGACGAACGCCTCCGCGATGGCGCGGATTCCCGCTTCCCCGGCCAGCTTCCACGTCTGTGTTCCCTCCTGGGCGAGCACGGGCAGGCTGGGATCCCACAAGCGGGTCGCCTCGACGATGGCCGCGGCGTGCTCGGCGTTGGTCGCGGCCACGTTGTAGAGCGCGCCGTGTGCCCTGACGTAGGAGACCGTGGTGCCGGCGGCCTTGGCGAACGCCTCAAGCGCGCCGATCTGGTAGAGCAGGTCGTTGGTGAGGGTGTCGCCTGGCACGGCGAGGTAGCGGCGGCCGAACCCGGCGAGGTCGCGATAGCTGACCTGCGCGCCGATGGAGACGCCGTTGCGGGCGGCGTGTTCACAGGTGCGCCGCATGATGTCGGGGTCGCCCGCGTGGAAGCCACACGCGACGTTGGCGCCCGACACCGTGTCGAGCAGCGTGGCGTCGTCGGCGATCACCCACTGCCCGAACCCCTCGCCCACGTCGGTCGTGAGCGCGACGGTGCTCTGCGGGGCCTGTGCCGGAGTGGTGGTCATGTTTTCCTTTCCTCAGCGGGTTTTCCGCGTCGTTCAAACCTAGCCGTCGCTGTCGCGAGTGCCTTCGTCGACAACAGACAATCCTCGTTGTGGACTCCTGCCAACGAGATCATGCTCTCCCGGACATGACGGAGTGGATTTGCAGCGCTACCGCGAGGTCGAGCGCGAGATCGGGATCGCTGCCGAAGGGGCCCAGCAGCTTCTCCAGTTTGCCGACGCGGTAGCGCAGGGTGTTGTAGTGCAGATGCAACGCCCTCGCCGACTCCGCGACATTGCCGTGCTTGCGCAGGAACACCCGCAGCGTGTGGACCATGTCCTCGCGCTCGGCTTCGGGCAGCGAGAGCACGGGGGAGAGCAGATCGGTCACGAACGTGTCGAGTTCCGGGCGGGGGAGCTGACCGAACAACCGGAAGACGCCGAGGGTGTCGATCGCGGCGATGCCGCCCTCGCCCAGTGCGGCGGCCCTGTCGAGCGCGACCCGCGCCTGCCGGTAGAGCTGGGGCAGCGCGGAGGGGCCGTCGGCTCTTCTGCTCACGCCGACGGCGAAACCGGCGTGCGTCGCGTGTGTGATCGCCGTCCGCAGCTCGTCGGCTGCCTCAAGCACCCGGTCGTCGCCCTCGCCGAGTACGGCGACGAGTTCGCCGTCGAACGCGCCGCACGCCGCGGTGCCGTCGACCCGGCCAGCCGAGGCCGTCCACGCGCGTTCGGCCCGCCGCACGAGATGCTGACCTCCGGTCAGCGGCCTCGCCAGCACCACGCTGACGGGGCGGGCCAGGTCCCAGGAGAAGCGCCGCGCCCAGCCCGCCGCTTCCTCGACCTCGTTCGCGCCGCCGCGCAGCAGCGCGTGCAGCACCGTGGTCGCGAACCGCCGTTGCACCGCGACGATGTCGCGCTCCCTCGCCAGTTGCAGCGCGGCGACCTGTGCGGCGAGCGCGAGGAGGAAGGCGAGGCGCGGGGTGCCGGTGTCGCCGACGAACAGCAGGCGCCCCAGCACCCCGCTGCCGTCCTCGACGGGATGGCTGAGCCACTTTTCGCCCGTGTGGGCGGAGGGGGAACCACGCAGCCTCGCGGTGTCGTCGAGCAGCGAGAGCGCCGCCAGTTCGGCCGCGGCGCCAGGCGATCCGGCCAGCAGCAGCCCCGTCTCGTCGCACAGTGCCACGGCTCCGCCGAGTACGTCGGCGAGTTCGCTGACCACGTCGGCGAGTCCCTGCCCGCGCAGGACGATCTCCAGCATGCGCGCGTGCCGCGCGTGCAAGCCCTTCGTGCCTTCGCCGTGCTCGCTGACGAGCGCGAGCCCTTTGCTCAGCACGTCGTCGAACGGGGTCGTCTCCGGAACGACCAGCAGCGGCATGCCGAGTTCGTCCGCGGTGTCCCTCACCAGCGACGGCAGCGAAGGCAGCCATTGGTCGAACTTGACCCCGACAGCGGCGATGCCGGCGGCGTCGAGGTCGCGGAGCAACAGCGCGATGCCGTCGGCGTCACGGGGCATCGGGTAGCCGGTCACGAGCAGGAATTGGTCCGGCTTCACGAGCTTCGCCACGTGCGGCACGCTCATGACGTTGAACCTGGACACCACCCGCTCAAGCCCTCGGTCTCCCGCGACGACCTTCGCGTCGCGGATCACCTCGTTGTCGAGCAGCGTTCGGACGGAAACGGCACCGGTCGAGGTCATCCAGTGAGCCTAGGTCGGCGGGTAAACCCCTTGGTGGCACGCGAAACCGGCGCGCGGGGCCGCTCCAGCCGGGTCAGCTCACGTGTGCCGCCGCGGACCGCAGTGCTTCGCGCACCACGACGATCGCGGGATGCGTCTGGCTGCCCTCGCGTACGACGGTGGAGATGAGCCGTTCGTGGCCCGGCAGCACGACCGGCCGGACGCTGCCGATCCGGTCCGTGCCGTCCGCGCTGATCAGCGAGGGAAGCAGCGCGGTGGCCGCGTTGGCACGGACGAGCGCGAGGTGCACCGACATGTCGGTGGCCTCGTAGCGGACGTCGGGTTCGAAACCCGCCGCCGCGCACAGCGCCTCCGCCCACCGCCTCGCCGCCGTGCCCTCCGGTTCCAGCACCCAGGCGTCGTCGCTGGCCGCCGCCACGGCGGCCAGCGACGTGGGTGGACCGGGCTCCTGGGCGCTCCGGCCGCCGCCACGGGCGAGCAGCATCGGGTCGGCGCACAGCGGCTCGGTGTGGGATCCGGACACCGGCGCGGACGGCCGGTCCTGGTAGTCCTCGGTGACCACCAGATCGACGTCGTGGGCAAGCAGCGAGGGCAGCGCGACCTCCGGTTCGGCCTGCCGCAGCTCGACCCGCACCAGTTCGTGCTCCTCCAGCGCGCGCAGGGCGCGGGGCAGCAATGTCACCGCCGCGGTCTGGAAGCAGGCGATCGTGACCGTGCCTCTCGGCCGGTCCGCGAACCCGGCAAGGTCGGACTCCGCCTCCTCCAGCTGGGCGAGCACGGTCCTGGTGTGCCCGACGAGCACCCGGGCGGCCTCGGTGAGCCGCACGTTGCGGCCCACCCGTTCGAGCAAGGCGACGCCCGCTTCCGCCTCCAGCAGCGAGAGTTGTTGCGACACCCCGGACGGGGCGAGGTGCAGCGCGACGGCGACCGCGTTGATCGTGCCTCTGCGGTCGAGTTCGTCCAGCAGTCGCAGACGGCGCACATCCAGCATGCGGAAACATTAGGTCATGCCGGGGGCGCCGTCCGTGCTCACCAGCACGACCGTCGAGTCGGAGCCGGTGCCGAGACCGCGCTCTTCACCTGCCGGTACGCGGCTCAGCACCCGCCTGGCGCCGGCGAGCGTCGCCGCGCCGCAGGGGCCGGAGCGCACGCCGAGCCTTCGGAGGTCGCTCTCGGCCTCGCTGGCCATGTCGTCGGTGACGGTGACGACGGCGTCGAGCCCCGAGCTGAGCAAAGGCCAGGCGAGGCTTGACGGGGTGCCGCAGTTGAGTCCAGCCATGGCGGTCGTGCCGGTGGCGACGGTGACCGGCTCGCCGGCGACGAGACTTTCCAGTACGCAGGCCGCGCTGTCCGGTTCCACGGCCAGCAGCGCGGGGGAGTGAGCACCGCCCCGGTAGTGGCTCAGCGCGGCCTGCGCGAGCGAGCCGACACCCACCGGGACCGCGACGAGATCCGGTTCGGCGCTCGCTGCGGCCAGCTGGGTGTCGATCTCGGCGAACAGGGTCGAGTAGCCCTCGGCGATCCAGCGGGGGACCTCTTCGTAGCCCGGCCACGCGGTGTCCTGGATGAGGGCGCTGCCGTCGCCGGACGCCGCCTCCGGCGACAGCGCCGCGCGGGCGGCGGCCCTGACCGCCTCGTCGTAGTCGCCGCTCACCGTGGTGACCTCGGCGTCTTCGGCCGTGATCGCCGCGATGGCCTTCGGTGACAGTGCCTCGGGGACGAACACGTGTGCCCGCCTGTCGAGCTGACGGGCCCTGCGCGCGACGGCCCTTCCGTGGTTGCCGTCGGTCGCGGTGACGAAGCACGACACGTCGCCTCGCTGGCGCAGTACCTTCTCGATCGCCCAGTACGCGCCGAGCGCCTTGAAAGCGGGAAGCCCGAGCCGCATCGATTCGTCCTTGACGAAGACCCGGCCAACCCCGAGTTCCTTCGCGAGGCCGGGCAGCTCGGTGAGCGGGGTCGGGGCGTAACCGGGCAGCGCCGTGTGGAAGGCGCGCACCTCGGAGGGAGCGGGAGCGCACCGCCAGGAGCGCGCGGGCCATGGTGCGAACCACACGCGAGACGCGGGAACGGAGGGAGATGCCGGGGACACTCCTTCACTGTCCGCGGGAAACATCCAGCGGTCCAGTGAGTGTTTCCGCATGACATCCGGCAGCGAAACCGATGAATCGCCGGGAACGGGCTCTCTGTGGCACTACGGTGCGCGCGCGTGGATTACGCGGCGCGCTGGCCGTTGGGCTGCTGCTCGTGATCGCGGGCGCGCGAACTGTCGCGGCGGGGCAAGAAGATCGCTGCCAGGAGGCGACCGGTGCCGGGCTGGCCGAGGCGAAGACTCCCGTCGAGCGCACGGAACAGGGCTGACCGGCGGTCAGAGGATTTCCAGCGGGGTCGCCCTCCTCGGCGCTGGAAAGCGGTCGTCGAGCTCGGCGATGTCCCGCGCGCTCAACTCGATACCGAGCGCGGCGGCGTTCTGCCCGACGTGCGCCGCGGTCGCGGCCTTGGGGATCGCGCAGACCCCGCGCCGGGAAAGCACCCACGCGATCGCGATCTGCGCAGGGCTCGCCTCGTGCCGCAGCGCGACCTCGCGCAGCACCGGATCCGCCAGCAGCCTGCCCTGCTCGATCGGCGAGTAGGCCATCACCGGAACGCCTTCGCGCCCGCACCACGGCAGCAGCTCGAACTCGGGACCACGCCGCGTGAGGTTGTACAGCACCTGGTTGACGGCGGACTCCGGCCCGTGCGGGGCTGACCACAGCCTGCTCATGTCCCCGGTGTCGAAGTTGCTCACCCCGAAGTGCCGGATCTTGCCTTCCTCGCGTAGCCGGACGAACGCCGACAGTGTTTCCCCGAGCGGGATGCGGCCAGGCCAGTGCAACAGGTAGAGATCGATGTGGCCGGTGCGGAGCCGCGAGAGACTGCGTTCACACGCGGTGATCGTGCCGTTCTCGCTCGCGTTGTGCGGCAACACCTTGCTGACCAGGAACACCTCGTCGCGGCGGCCCGCGATGGCCTCGCCGACCACGGCCTCGGCGCCCCCGTCTCCGTACATCTCGGCGGTGTCGATGAGCCCGAGCCCGAGATCGAGCCCGTGCCGCAGCGCGGAGACCTCGGCGGTCCTTTCCCGCTCGCGCTCGCCCATGTGCCAGGTTCCCTGCCCGAGCACGGGGAGGCGGTCGTGCCCGCCCAGTTCGAGATAGCGCATGCGCCCATTGTCCCCGTTGCCGGCCTGGTCCGCGAGGGTGCGCCGATGCCGGCCCTCCCTGGTCTACTATGGACTCCGGCGGGTCGGTGAACCGGCGCCCGGTTAGGCTCGGGCCGTGCGTTACGTGCGATTCCCCGCGCCACGAGGGGCGGGCGACTACATCGAACACGGCTGGCTCGTCGAGGCGAGCGCGACCGGTGAGGTCAAGCGGGAGATCCTGATCCCCAACGGGAGACCCACCGTGGTGCTGAGCCTCGCGGACCCTGGACGCAGGCACGATCCGCTGACCGGAGCGGGCCACCCCAACGACAACGTCGTGTTCGGCGTGACCACCCGGCCGTTCGTGCTGGAGCAGGAAGGTGACTCCCTGCATGTCGGAGCGCAGCTCACCCCGTGGGGACTGTCCGCGATGCTGCCGGGCACGCGGCTGGTCGACGAGTTCCGTCCACTCGCCGGCTGGTGGGGCGAGGAACCGACGGCCGATCTGCTGTCACGGCTGCGGACGGAAACCGGCGACCAGAGCAGAACCGGCCTGCTGTGCGAATTCCTGCGGCAACGGATCACGCCGCTGCCCGCGACGACCGTCGACGCGCTGCGCGCGGCGGTCGGCGCCGTCGACGAGGCGCGGGGCCAATGCGCGGTGAGCGAGCTGACCGAGCGGGCGGGGATCGGCTACCAGTCGCTGTACCGGTTGTTCACCAGGCACATCGGAGTGAGTCCCAAGCGCTACTGCGACATCCTTCGCTACTACCACTTCGCGGGCGGGTTGCTGCACGAGGCGGGAGGCAACTCCGCGGCGCTGCTCGCCATCCTGCACGGCTACTACGACCAGGCGCACGCCGCACGGACGTTCAAGCGGTACACGGGGGTCAGCGCGAGCACGTTCGCCAGGGTGCACAACGGAATCGCGCAGCTCATGCACTCCGGCGAGGAAAAGGGCTGAGCTGACAGATTCGTACAAGCCGAGGGCACCGGCATCGTGGAAAGCTGCGCTGGTACCCGAAAACGGCTCCACGAAAGGCAACCGAACCAATGGGAACAGTCATCCACGTCGAGATCACCGCCGACGACACCGCCCGCGCCGCGGAGTTCTACTCCACCGTGCTGGGCTGGCGGAGCAGCCCCTCGCCCGTGATCGACGGCTACCTGCTCGCCGACTCCGGTGATGGCGGCGGGATCGACGCCGCCATCATGCGGCGGGAATACCAGCCCCAGCCCGCGATCGCCTGGGTGGAGGTCGCCGACCTCGCCGAAGTGCTCGCCGCCGTCCCCGCCGCGGGAGGCAGCACGCTCGGCGACACCCACACCATCCCCGGTGAGGGCATGGTCGCCTACATCAAGGACAGTGAGGGCAACGTGCTCGGGCTCAAGCAACCCGCCTGAGCCGCTCAGCCGAGCGGAGTGACCGGCCCGAACCGGGGCACGTGGACGATCGCGGCGGCGGTTTCGGTCAGCGGACCCCCGTCGATCCGGAAATTCCGGTCCTCGGCGGGGTCGTAGACCGGGCCGATCATCCTCGTTCGTACCGGCGCGCGCAGCCACGCGGCGACCCGGGGATCGGCGACGCCGGGATCGGGAAGCTCAAGCAGGACCGGTTCGCCGGTCCCCGCGAACGCCGACTCCA comes from the Prauserella marina genome and includes:
- a CDS encoding LLM class flavin-dependent oxidoreductase, with protein sequence MTVTYGLAIENFTSAEGNPNFTGLIDYARTAERLGFRSLWAWDHLFLGSKQPFPCFEALSTLTTLAAHTSDIELGTGVLVLPIRDPALLAKTAATLQATSGGRLTLGVAAGWYEREFAATGSPFRSRGKRFERNLDLCYRLWTDDEVTGEWDELSFRRVRMLPRPSARPKVLIGGYVDRVLRRVATMGDGWLTYFYRADAFARSWKRITEHAEDAGRDPAELTNVAQLPICVDSSFEEADRKVGPFLAEYFDNPEWSDATPESAIRGTPEQCAEQLTEHIEAGVAHIALVPHRYLPDQVERIAAEVLPLLPGAAGSPVTEAVAR
- a CDS encoding LamB/YcsF family protein; amino-acid sequence: MTTTPAQAPQSTVALTTDVGEGFGQWVIADDATLLDTVSGANVACGFHAGDPDIMRRTCEHAARNGVSIGAQVSYRDLAGFGRRYLAVPGDTLTNDLLYQIGALEAFAKAAGTTVSYVRAHGALYNVAATNAEHAAAIVEATRLWDPSLPVLAQEGTQTWKLAGEAGIRAIAEAFVDRAYTSDGLLLSRAEPGALLGDGDEAARRAVRMVTEGTLPAVDGSTIPVTARALLVHSDTPGAVAMAHKTRDALIAAGISIVPVSELRE
- a CDS encoding PucR family transcriptional regulator; amino-acid sequence: MTSTGAVSVRTLLDNEVIRDAKVVAGDRGLERVVSRFNVMSVPHVAKLVKPDQFLLVTGYPMPRDADGIALLLRDLDAAGIAAVGVKFDQWLPSLPSLVRDTADELGMPLLVVPETTPFDDVLSKGLALVSEHGEGTKGLHARHARMLEIVLRGQGLADVVSELADVLGGAVALCDETGLLLAGSPGAAAELAALSLLDDTARLRGSPSAHTGEKWLSHPVEDGSGVLGRLLFVGDTGTPRLAFLLALAAQVAALQLARERDIVAVQRRFATTVLHALLRGGANEVEEAAGWARRFSWDLARPVSVVLARPLTGGQHLVRRAERAWTASAGRVDGTAACGAFDGELVAVLGEGDDRVLEAADELRTAITHATHAGFAVGVSRRADGPSALPQLYRQARVALDRAAALGEGGIAAIDTLGVFRLFGQLPRPELDTFVTDLLSPVLSLPEAEREDMVHTLRVFLRKHGNVAESARALHLHYNTLRYRVGKLEKLLGPFGSDPDLALDLAVALQIHSVMSGRA
- a CDS encoding LysR family transcriptional regulator; this encodes MLDVRRLRLLDELDRRGTINAVAVALHLAPSGVSQQLSLLEAEAGVALLERVGRNVRLTEAARVLVGHTRTVLAQLEEAESDLAGFADRPRGTVTIACFQTAAVTLLPRALRALEEHELVRVELRQAEPEVALPSLLAHDVDLVVTEDYQDRPSAPVSGSHTEPLCADPMLLARGGGRSAQEPGPPTSLAAVAAASDDAWVLEPEGTAARRWAEALCAAAGFEPDVRYEATDMSVHLALVRANAATALLPSLISADGTDRIGSVRPVVLPGHERLISTVVREGSQTHPAIVVVREALRSAAAHVS
- a CDS encoding pyridoxal-phosphate dependent enzyme, which gives rise to MSPASPSVPASRVWFAPWPARSWRCAPAPSEVRAFHTALPGYAPTPLTELPGLAKELGVGRVFVKDESMRLGLPAFKALGAYWAIEKVLRQRGDVSCFVTATDGNHGRAVARRARQLDRRAHVFVPEALSPKAIAAITAEDAEVTTVSGDYDEAVRAAARAALSPEAASGDGSALIQDTAWPGYEEVPRWIAEGYSTLFAEIDTQLAAASAEPDLVAVPVGVGSLAQAALSHYRGGAHSPALLAVEPDSAACVLESLVAGEPVTVATGTTAMAGLNCGTPSSLAWPLLSSGLDAVVTVTDDMASEAESDLRRLGVRSGPCGAATLAGARRVLSRVPAGEERGLGTGSDSTVVLVSTDGAPGMT
- a CDS encoding aldo/keto reductase, with amino-acid sequence MRYLELGGHDRLPVLGQGTWHMGERERERTAEVSALRHGLDLGLGLIDTAEMYGDGGAEAVVGEAIAGRRDEVFLVSKVLPHNASENGTITACERSLSRLRTGHIDLYLLHWPGRIPLGETLSAFVRLREEGKIRHFGVSNFDTGDMSRLWSAPHGPESAVNQVLYNLTRRGPEFELLPWCGREGVPVMAYSPIEQGRLLADPVLREVALRHEASPAQIAIAWVLSRRGVCAIPKAATAAHVGQNAAALGIELSARDIAELDDRFPAPRRATPLEIL
- a CDS encoding AraC family transcriptional regulator, whose product is MRYVRFPAPRGAGDYIEHGWLVEASATGEVKREILIPNGRPTVVLSLADPGRRHDPLTGAGHPNDNVVFGVTTRPFVLEQEGDSLHVGAQLTPWGLSAMLPGTRLVDEFRPLAGWWGEEPTADLLSRLRTETGDQSRTGLLCEFLRQRITPLPATTVDALRAAVGAVDEARGQCAVSELTERAGIGYQSLYRLFTRHIGVSPKRYCDILRYYHFAGGLLHEAGGNSAALLAILHGYYDQAHAARTFKRYTGVSASTFARVHNGIAQLMHSGEEKG
- a CDS encoding VOC family protein codes for the protein MGTVIHVEITADDTARAAEFYSTVLGWRSSPSPVIDGYLLADSGDGGGIDAAIMRREYQPQPAIAWVEVADLAEVLAAVPAAGGSTLGDTHTIPGEGMVAYIKDSEGNVLGLKQPA